The Parachlamydia acanthamoebae genome has a window encoding:
- a CDS encoding amidohydrolase: MDELKLDLILFNGKITTLDKQKPEVTAIGIRDGLVAALGADDEVKKLASDQTQVINLNKKRVIPGLNDSHLHLIRGGLSYNMELRWDGVPSLALALEMLKEQVLRTPPPQWVRVIGGWSEFQFAEKRMPTLQEINAIAPETPVFILHLYGSALLNAAALRAVQYNKDTPNPIGGSVERDKNGNPTGLLIAEPNAMILYSTLAKGPKLPLVDQINSTRHFMRELNRFGLTSCIDAGGGFQNYPDDYQVIEDLHKNGQQTIRIAYNLFTQKPGRELEDFQKWSKMVKPYSGDGMYRQNGAGEMLVFSAADFEDFLYPRPDMPSNMEGDLKKVVRFLVENRWPFRLHATYNETINRALGVFEEVNREIPFNDLCWFFDHAETVTDENLQRIKALNGGISIQHRMAYQGEYFIQRYGEQAAKRSPPIRKMLDLDIPIGAGTDATRVASYNPWVSLYWLVAGKTVGGTVLYGAENKLDRLEALRLYTLGSAKLSREEEMKGSLSIGKYADLAVLSHDYFNVPEESIKEITSLLTILGGKAIYGADEFASLDQNKNLPVSPSWSPVIHYGGYFNPDKHANCACQTKKDCLDGILGNTHPKRPLNPWSYGCDCFAY; encoded by the coding sequence ATGGATGAACTTAAGCTAGATTTAATTTTATTTAATGGGAAAATCACAACACTCGATAAACAAAAACCTGAAGTGACTGCGATAGGGATTAGAGATGGATTGGTGGCAGCATTAGGGGCGGATGACGAAGTCAAAAAACTTGCCAGCGATCAGACTCAAGTGATCAATTTAAATAAAAAAAGAGTCATTCCAGGTTTGAATGACTCCCATTTGCATTTGATTCGTGGAGGACTGAGTTACAACATGGAATTAAGGTGGGACGGAGTGCCTTCGCTTGCTTTAGCTCTTGAGATGTTAAAAGAACAGGTATTGCGTACGCCACCCCCTCAATGGGTTCGTGTCATTGGAGGGTGGTCTGAATTTCAATTTGCCGAAAAAAGAATGCCAACGTTGCAAGAAATTAATGCAATCGCTCCCGAAACACCAGTCTTTATTCTTCACTTATATGGGAGCGCTTTGTTAAATGCGGCTGCTTTGCGAGCTGTTCAATATAACAAAGACACGCCGAATCCTATTGGAGGAAGTGTTGAAAGAGATAAGAATGGAAATCCGACAGGATTACTAATTGCCGAACCCAATGCGATGATTCTCTACTCGACTCTCGCTAAAGGCCCAAAACTGCCCTTGGTAGACCAAATCAATTCGACGCGTCATTTTATGCGCGAACTCAATCGTTTTGGATTAACAAGCTGTATTGATGCAGGTGGTGGATTTCAAAACTACCCCGATGATTACCAAGTTATTGAGGATTTGCACAAAAACGGTCAGCAAACGATTCGGATTGCCTATAATTTGTTTACACAAAAACCAGGTAGGGAATTGGAGGATTTTCAAAAGTGGTCAAAGATGGTGAAGCCTTATTCTGGAGATGGGATGTATCGTCAAAATGGTGCAGGGGAAATGCTGGTATTTTCTGCTGCTGATTTTGAAGACTTTTTATATCCAAGGCCAGATATGCCTTCTAATATGGAAGGTGACCTCAAGAAAGTTGTCCGCTTCCTAGTCGAAAACCGATGGCCATTTCGCTTGCATGCCACATATAACGAAACCATTAATCGAGCTCTAGGTGTTTTTGAAGAGGTTAATCGAGAGATTCCTTTTAATGATTTGTGTTGGTTTTTTGATCATGCTGAAACCGTGACCGATGAAAATTTGCAAAGAATTAAAGCCTTGAACGGGGGCATATCCATTCAGCATCGTATGGCATATCAAGGAGAGTACTTTATTCAGCGTTATGGAGAACAAGCTGCTAAACGAAGTCCACCCATTCGAAAAATGCTCGATTTGGATATTCCCATCGGAGCAGGGACTGATGCAACACGTGTTGCAAGCTATAATCCCTGGGTTTCTCTCTATTGGTTGGTTGCAGGTAAAACTGTTGGAGGAACCGTTCTTTATGGAGCGGAAAACAAGCTGGATCGTTTAGAGGCTTTACGTCTCTATACTTTAGGGAGCGCCAAACTATCGCGTGAAGAAGAGATGAAAGGATCTCTTTCGATTGGAAAATATGCGGACCTTGCGGTTTTATCCCATGATTATTTTAATGTGCCGGAAGAATCGATTAAAGAGATAACATCTCTTCTAACCATTCTGGGAGGCAAGGCTATTTATGGAGCAGACGAATTTGCAAGCTTGGATCAGAACAAAAATCTACCGGTCAGTCCAAGTTGGTCACCAGTCATCCATTATGGGGGATATTTTAATCCAGATAAACACGCAAACTGTGCCTGTCAGACCAAAAAAGATTGCTTAGATGGTATTTTAGGGAATACACATCCGAAACGACCACTAAATCCGTGGTCATATGGATGTGATTGTTTTGCCTATTGA
- a CDS encoding alpha/beta fold hydrolase, whose product MLPQKVEDVVSHPFDIHHALKKLLCKTLIVHGDQDPIPVSTAENLHKSIERSTFVVIEEYGHFPYVEKPEELLEILDRFLN is encoded by the coding sequence GTGCTTCCCCAAAAGGTAGAGGACGTTGTTTCCCATCCTTTCGACATCCATCATGCACTTAAGAAATTGTTATGTAAAACACTCATTGTGCATGGTGACCAGGATCCTATTCCTGTATCAACAGCCGAAAACTTGCACAAAAGTATCGAACGCTCAACATTTGTGGTCATCGAAGAATACGGACATTTTCCCTACGTCGAAAAACCTGAAGAATTACTTGAAATTTTAGATCGATTTCTCAACTAA